The following coding sequences are from one Treponema bryantii window:
- the thrA gene encoding bifunctional aspartate kinase/homoserine dehydrogenase I, which produces MITLKFGGTSMANARRILASADIIINRAKEDRLSVVVSAAAGVSNTLQAAIDACVSGISGTNYVNDIRNTHNEICLELQSKLPGFDAEKTMAKIEPNFGELEKLLAGCVSFGECPDTVHCRIMGMGELLSAPIMENVLLAKKQSVIFLDSRKFVFTTGNQKEGEADYSACNEACAPFRDGASPQQTRILLFPGFICTFNGGSGTKPVMGLLGRNGSDFSAAIIGASLRAKRVEFWTDVDGVYTADPRVVKDAILVDDMSYEEAMELSFFGSKVLHPKTIAPLQAKGIEAWSLNSHNPSARGTRIGQGPFESRGKSSICGISSLKHVSMISVGGSLMRGRTSMASKIFSAVSSAGSSILLITQSSSEYTISFCVRDSEADIVKDALEAKFELEIREKLIDAIDVRKDCAIVSVVGDGMIANRGVAGKFLNALSSQDINILAIAQGSSERCISAVIENEYADTAVRAVHQFFFHTAQTIEVFAFGAGTIGGTMIDQIRDQREKLLKENVDIKVLCITTIDGMLLNEDGLDLSNWRDQMKKPDFPFNSNQNVDDIIKFVREKKPLNPVFVDCTASYDLPERYLDILNAGMSIATPNKRANSMDIKFYHELRRTANKMHRRFLYETNVGAGLPIIDTLQNLYKSGDKLESFNGIMSGSLSYIFGKLDEGVPFSKAVLEAKELRYTEPDPRDDLNGMDVARKGLIIARESGYDIELSDIQMFKVFPDNFDSSGTVEEFLKKLPEVDDYFAKKIADLKKKGKVLRMGATIKDGKVSVGMMEVGQDDPLYSVKGGENAFVFYTERYQPIPLTVRGYGAGAGVTAAGVFGDILRTVSFNPER; this is translated from the coding sequence ATGATTACTCTCAAATTCGGTGGAACGTCGATGGCTAATGCCCGACGTATTCTTGCTTCTGCGGACATTATTATCAACCGCGCAAAAGAAGACAGACTTAGTGTTGTAGTTAGCGCAGCAGCCGGCGTTTCTAACACTCTTCAGGCTGCAATCGATGCTTGTGTATCCGGCATTTCCGGAACAAATTACGTAAACGACATTCGCAACACTCACAATGAAATCTGTCTTGAACTTCAGTCAAAGCTTCCTGGTTTTGATGCAGAAAAAACAATGGCTAAGATTGAGCCGAATTTTGGAGAGCTCGAAAAGCTCCTTGCTGGCTGTGTATCTTTCGGCGAGTGTCCTGACACAGTTCACTGCCGCATCATGGGTATGGGAGAACTTCTCTCAGCTCCAATTATGGAAAACGTTCTTCTCGCAAAAAAGCAGAGCGTAATCTTCCTTGATTCAAGAAAATTCGTATTCACAACTGGAAATCAGAAAGAGGGTGAAGCTGATTATTCTGCATGTAACGAAGCCTGCGCTCCATTCCGTGATGGCGCTTCTCCTCAGCAGACTCGCATTCTTTTGTTCCCAGGCTTTATCTGTACATTCAACGGAGGTTCTGGAACAAAGCCTGTTATGGGACTTCTCGGTCGTAACGGTTCAGACTTCTCTGCAGCAATTATTGGTGCGTCACTTCGTGCTAAACGCGTAGAGTTCTGGACAGACGTAGACGGTGTTTATACTGCAGATCCACGCGTTGTAAAAGATGCAATTCTCGTAGACGATATGTCTTACGAAGAAGCTATGGAACTTTCATTCTTTGGTTCTAAAGTACTTCATCCAAAAACAATTGCACCACTTCAGGCAAAGGGAATTGAAGCATGGAGCTTGAACAGCCATAATCCAAGTGCTCGTGGTACACGCATTGGTCAGGGACCATTTGAAAGCCGCGGTAAATCAAGCATTTGTGGTATTTCTTCTTTGAAGCACGTAAGTATGATCAGCGTGGGCGGTTCTCTTATGCGTGGCCGCACTAGCATGGCAAGTAAGATTTTCTCTGCAGTTTCTTCTGCCGGTTCTTCTATTCTTTTGATTACTCAGTCTTCTTCTGAATATACAATTTCTTTCTGTGTACGCGACAGCGAGGCAGACATTGTAAAAGATGCTCTTGAAGCAAAGTTTGAGCTTGAAATCCGCGAAAAGCTTATTGATGCAATTGATGTTCGCAAGGACTGCGCAATTGTTTCGGTTGTAGGCGACGGTATGATTGCTAACCGCGGTGTTGCAGGAAAATTCCTCAACGCTCTTTCAAGTCAGGATATCAATATTCTTGCAATTGCTCAGGGTAGTTCAGAGCGCTGTATTTCTGCAGTTATCGAAAATGAATATGCTGATACAGCCGTTCGTGCGGTTCATCAGTTCTTCTTCCACACAGCTCAGACAATCGAAGTATTTGCTTTCGGTGCCGGAACAATTGGTGGAACAATGATCGACCAGATTCGCGATCAGAGAGAAAAACTCCTTAAAGAAAATGTTGATATCAAGGTTCTCTGTATTACAACTATCGACGGTATGCTTTTGAATGAAGACGGACTCGATCTTTCTAACTGGCGCGACCAGATGAAAAAGCCTGACTTCCCATTCAACTCAAATCAGAATGTTGATGATATCATTAAGTTTGTCCGCGAGAAGAAACCTCTTAATCCTGTATTCGTAGATTGTACAGCATCTTATGATTTGCCTGAACGCTACCTCGACATCTTGAACGCAGGCATGAGCATTGCAACACCAAACAAGCGTGCTAACTCTATGGACATTAAGTTCTATCATGAGCTTCGTAGAACTGCTAACAAGATGCACCGCCGCTTCCTTTATGAGACAAACGTTGGTGCAGGACTTCCTATTATTGATACTTTGCAGAACCTTTATAAATCCGGTGATAAGCTTGAAAGCTTCAACGGAATTATGTCTGGTTCTCTTTCATACATTTTCGGAAAACTTGACGAAGGTGTTCCATTCAGTAAGGCTGTTCTTGAAGCAAAAGAACTTCGCTATACTGAGCCGGACCCACGCGATGACTTGAACGGAATGGACGTTGCCCGCAAGGGACTTATCATCGCCCGCGAGTCTGGTTACGATATTGAACTTTCTGATATTCAGATGTTCAAGGTATTCCCGGACAACTTTGATTCAAGCGGAACTGTTGAAGAGTTCTTGAAGAAGCTTCCAGAAGTTGATGATTACTTTGCAAAGAAGATTGCAGACCTTAAGAAGAAGGGTAAGGTACTCCGCATGGGTGCCACAATCAAAGACGGAAAGGTTAGCGTTGGTATGATGGAAGTTGGACAGGATGATCCTCTGTACAGCGTAAAGGGTGGAGAAAACGCCTTCGTATTCTACACAGAACGCTATCAGCCAATTCCTTTGACTGTCCGCGGATATGGTGCCGGTGCAGGCGTAACAGCTGCCGGTGTATTTGGAGATATCCTTAGAACTGTAAGCTTTAACCCTGAAAGATAA
- the ilvN gene encoding acetolactate synthase small subunit, translated as MEKYVLSVLVENKTGVLSRVSGLFSRRGYNIDSLTVCATDKPEQSRMTIVVTGDEYILDQIQKQLAKLQEVIAIKKCETSRSVQREMSLIKVKAEASNRGTIIETADIYKARIVDVSLESVIIEITGSEEKVESLLRLLEPYGILEYVRTGLTSLDRGSGVM; from the coding sequence ATGGAAAAATATGTATTAAGTGTTTTAGTAGAAAACAAAACCGGTGTACTCAGCCGTGTTTCCGGTCTGTTCAGTCGTCGTGGTTACAATATCGATTCGCTCACAGTTTGTGCTACAGACAAGCCTGAGCAGAGCCGTATGACTATTGTTGTTACCGGCGATGAATATATCTTAGACCAGATTCAGAAGCAGCTTGCAAAATTGCAGGAAGTTATTGCAATTAAAAAGTGCGAGACTTCAAGATCCGTACAGCGCGAAATGTCGCTTATTAAGGTAAAAGCCGAAGCAAGCAACCGCGGAACAATTATTGAAACTGCAGATATTTACAAAGCTCGCATTGTAGATGTAAGCCTTGAGTCTGTGATTATTGAGATTACTGGAAGCGAAGAAAAGGTAGAAAGCCTTTTGCGCCTTCTCGAGCCATATGGAATACTTGAGTACGTAAGAACTGGTCTCACATCACTTGACCGTGGTAGTGGGGTAATGTAA
- a CDS encoding MBL fold metallo-hydrolase, which translates to MKVYFHLNIGGFSNCYIVVNEKTSEAIIIDPGKITEEIISRIENNHLKLVAVLITHNHGSHAGGLHTLRKIYSPKILAADWEVAGEETTVISGDGTLRLAKMIVKYMSVPGHTSDSVVYQIGNILFTGDILSAGEIGSTNSSYSEYILKSNIEKKIFSQQDNVILMPGHGPPTTLGAVKAFTADFKKMIQSPQNDRVRN; encoded by the coding sequence ATGAAAGTTTACTTCCATCTGAATATAGGTGGTTTTTCAAACTGTTACATTGTTGTAAATGAAAAGACCTCTGAGGCAATCATTATTGACCCTGGTAAAATTACAGAAGAAATAATTTCACGTATCGAAAATAATCATCTTAAGCTTGTAGCAGTTTTGATTACCCACAACCACGGCTCACATGCAGGCGGACTTCACACTCTCAGAAAAATCTATTCACCTAAAATTCTTGCAGCAGACTGGGAAGTTGCAGGAGAAGAAACAACTGTAATATCCGGCGACGGTACACTGCGTCTTGCCAAGATGATTGTAAAATATATGTCCGTACCGGGACACACATCTGACTCTGTTGTTTACCAGATTGGAAACATTCTTTTTACAGGGGATATTCTTTCGGCTGGTGAAATCGGAAGTACAAACTCAAGTTACTCTGAATATATCTTAAAATCAAATATCGAAAAAAAGATTTTCTCTCAGCAGGATAATGTGATTCTTATGCCAGGTCACGGACCACCGACAACACTCGGAGCTGTAAAAGCCTTTACTGCAGACTTCAAGAAAATGATCCAGAGTCCGCAGAATGATCGTGTCAGAAATTAA
- a CDS encoding pentapeptide repeat-containing protein: MFTQNKCLVHYCRNLAISTFDEDGNLTDDKNYCLDHIPDPGKFKADIYKYISEHDKIVGLNVCGLLFSNIDISNKKFYGCTFTNCTFNNISSSNVVFRMCIFDFAIFNDCSFIKSNSLFTSFSGATFTHTLFTSSDIIQSNFNGIKAYQSSFDDSDLFNSRFIASTLIDTSFRNCNLKKSLFYDSKRTNVSFKMSNTREALFTPEGKALSENDMSFGNSIVDGGSL; the protein is encoded by the coding sequence ATGTTCACGCAGAATAAGTGCCTCGTACATTACTGCCGAAACCTCGCAATTTCAACCTTCGATGAAGATGGCAATCTCACCGATGACAAAAACTACTGTCTGGATCACATTCCAGACCCGGGAAAGTTTAAGGCAGATATTTACAAATACATTTCTGAACATGATAAAATTGTTGGCCTTAATGTCTGCGGACTTCTTTTTTCTAACATTGATATTTCAAATAAAAAGTTTTACGGCTGTACCTTTACAAACTGTACCTTTAATAATATCAGTTCAAGTAATGTAGTGTTCCGCATGTGTATTTTTGATTTTGCAATTTTCAACGACTGTAGTTTTATCAAAAGTAATTCACTCTTTACATCTTTTTCTGGTGCAACCTTTACCCATACACTCTTTACTTCCAGTGATATCATTCAGAGCAATTTCAACGGAATCAAAGCCTATCAGTCTTCATTTGATGACTCAGACCTTTTTAATTCCCGCTTTATTGCCTCTACCCTTATAGACACATCTTTCAGAAACTGTAACTTAAAGAAATCTCTCTTTTATGATTCAAAAAGAACAAACGTTTCTTTCAAGATGTCTAATACCCGAGAAGCTCTTTTCACTCCAGAAGGAAAAGCTCTTTCAGAAAATGACATGTCATTTGGAAACTCAATTGTAGATGGAGGCAGCTTATGA
- the murI gene encoding glutamate racemase, with the protein MTDFVFIDSGVGGIPYMMKLLENKPESSCVYVADTANFPYGEKSHEQVVECVLELVGKIRTQFAPKVIVVACNTMSVNALDELRAKFSDIQFVGTVPAIKLAASVSKKRRIGLLATKATCENPYNLELKEKFAGDCVLVTRGDGELVSFIEHNAFTASREECLAAIKPAVDFFRKEDCDAVILGCTHFLNFTDVFEAACEPDIKVVDSVDGVVRHSLQLLAAAQAQPSPRLAKNSPPDCFYPADAGPLPKGSSSPSLFITGFRDTEEENQYNVLCSRFGIQFGGLLSK; encoded by the coding sequence ATGACTGACTTTGTGTTTATAGACAGTGGCGTGGGTGGGATTCCATATATGATGAAGCTTCTGGAAAATAAGCCTGAATCTTCGTGTGTGTATGTTGCAGATACTGCGAACTTTCCATATGGAGAAAAATCTCATGAGCAGGTTGTAGAATGTGTGCTTGAGCTTGTGGGAAAAATCCGCACTCAGTTTGCTCCTAAGGTGATTGTTGTTGCCTGTAATACTATGAGTGTAAATGCTCTGGATGAACTGCGTGCAAAGTTTTCTGATATTCAGTTTGTAGGCACTGTTCCTGCTATTAAACTTGCGGCCAGTGTTTCTAAAAAGCGTCGCATTGGTCTGCTGGCCACAAAGGCTACCTGTGAAAATCCTTATAATTTAGAACTCAAAGAAAAATTTGCCGGTGACTGTGTACTTGTTACCCGTGGTGACGGTGAACTTGTTTCTTTTATTGAACATAATGCATTTACTGCCAGCCGTGAGGAATGTCTTGCGGCTATTAAGCCTGCGGTGGATTTCTTCCGTAAGGAAGATTGTGATGCGGTAATTCTTGGCTGTACTCACTTTTTGAATTTTACTGATGTCTTTGAAGCTGCTTGTGAGCCGGATATTAAGGTTGTTGATTCGGTTGATGGTGTTGTGAGACATTCTTTACAATTGCTCGCGGCGGCTCAGGCACAGCCTTCGCCAAGACTCGCTAAAAACAGTCCACCGGACTGTTTTTACCCTGCTGACGCAGGGCCGCTCCCTAAGGGGTCGTCCTCTCCCTCATTGTTTATCACCGGTTTTCGTGACACTGAGGAAGAAAATCAGTATAATGTGCTTTGTTCACGATTTGGCATTCAATTCGGCGGTTTGCTGAGTAAATAG
- a CDS encoding phosphoribosylaminoimidazolesuccinocarboxamide synthase gives MKKIISGKVREVYDLEDGRMVIVTTDRISAFDVILPTMITDKGKVLNALANFWFDYTKDIVKNHMISSDLKDMPAEFQKPEFEGRTILVKKLKMIPYEVIVRGYMFGSMYEAYKKGEPFLGHKFDKEYKEAEKLDEPIVTPSTKAAEGHDINVTLQYMKDDLGEELGTKIEQAALAIYKKCYEHAKANGIIIADTKFEFGLDENGDLVLGDEVLTPDSSRFWDASKYEVGGSPASYDKQFVRDWLKANNLAGDPNIKEIPADVVAQTAAIYKECQTRICHNG, from the coding sequence ATGAAAAAAATTATTTCCGGTAAGGTTCGCGAGGTTTATGACCTTGAAGATGGACGCATGGTAATTGTTACAACTGACAGAATTTCTGCATTTGATGTTATTCTGCCAACAATGATTACAGACAAGGGTAAGGTGCTCAACGCTCTTGCTAACTTCTGGTTCGACTACACAAAAGACATTGTTAAGAATCACATGATTTCAAGTGATCTCAAAGACATGCCTGCTGAATTCCAGAAGCCGGAATTTGAAGGCCGTACAATTCTCGTAAAGAAACTTAAGATGATTCCTTATGAAGTAATTGTTCGCGGATATATGTTTGGTTCTATGTACGAAGCTTACAAGAAGGGCGAGCCATTCCTTGGTCACAAGTTTGATAAGGAATACAAAGAGGCTGAAAAGCTCGACGAGCCAATCGTAACTCCTTCTACTAAGGCTGCTGAAGGTCATGACATCAACGTTACTCTTCAGTACATGAAAGATGATCTTGGCGAAGAGCTTGGTACTAAGATTGAACAGGCTGCTCTTGCTATCTATAAGAAGTGCTACGAGCACGCTAAGGCAAACGGAATTATCATTGCTGATACTAAATTTGAGTTTGGTCTTGATGAGAACGGCGACCTTGTTCTTGGTGATGAAGTTCTTACTCCAGACAGTTCACGCTTCTGGGATGCTTCTAAGTATGAAGTAGGCGGAAGTCCTGCAAGCTACGACAAGCAGTTTGTTCGTGACTGGCTCAAGGCTAACAACCTGGCTGGAGATCCTAACATTAAGGAAATTCCTGCTGATGTTGTTGCTCAGACAGCAGCTATCTACAAAGAGTGTCAGACTCGTATTTGTCATAATGGCTAA
- a CDS encoding substrate-binding domain-containing protein, with the protein MKKSVIVAVALMCVASLFAAPKKKAKAGDGKIKIGIINNPPSESGYRAANVKDMETVFTAAKGYDVKTFYSLKNEEQLNAAAQFITDGVDYILLSAAATDGWDKTLKAAQKAGIKVFLFDRMVSAKDNLYEAAVVSDMAKEGETAVSWLKNQKLKEYNVIHIQGVMGSDAQLGRTGALDKEFAAGTMKKVVQQTGNWSADEAKKIVESVINSKEKFNVIYAENDDMAKGAVAALDAAGITHGVKGDVIVMGFDCNKWALRELLAGNWNYDGQCSPFQATVIENMIKTGKVPSKKIINEEKGFDAKTITKADIDKYGLGD; encoded by the coding sequence ATGAAAAAAAGCGTTATTGTTGCTGTAGCACTTATGTGTGTTGCATCATTGTTTGCCGCTCCAAAAAAGAAGGCAAAAGCTGGTGATGGAAAAATTAAGATTGGTATCATTAACAACCCACCTTCAGAATCAGGATACCGCGCTGCTAACGTAAAAGACATGGAAACTGTATTTACTGCAGCTAAAGGTTATGATGTAAAGACTTTCTACAGCTTGAAGAATGAAGAGCAGTTGAATGCTGCTGCACAGTTTATTACAGACGGCGTAGACTATATTCTTCTTTCTGCTGCTGCTACAGATGGTTGGGATAAAACTCTTAAAGCAGCACAGAAAGCTGGTATCAAAGTATTCTTGTTCGACCGCATGGTTTCAGCAAAAGACAATCTTTATGAAGCTGCTGTAGTTTCAGATATGGCTAAAGAAGGTGAAACAGCTGTTTCATGGCTCAAGAATCAGAAACTTAAGGAATACAATGTAATTCATATTCAGGGTGTAATGGGATCTGACGCTCAGCTCGGACGTACAGGTGCTTTGGACAAGGAATTTGCTGCAGGTACAATGAAGAAAGTTGTTCAGCAGACAGGTAACTGGAGTGCTGATGAAGCAAAGAAGATTGTTGAATCAGTTATCAACTCAAAAGAAAAGTTCAACGTAATCTATGCTGAAAACGACGATATGGCTAAGGGTGCTGTTGCTGCTCTCGATGCTGCTGGTATTACACACGGTGTAAAGGGTGATGTAATTGTAATGGGATTCGACTGCAACAAGTGGGCTCTCCGCGAATTGCTCGCTGGAAACTGGAACTATGACGGACAGTGTTCTCCATTCCAGGCTACAGTAATCGAAAACATGATTAAGACTGGCAAAGTTCCTTCAAAGAAAATCATCAATGAAGAAAAAGGATTCGATGCTAAGACAATCACAAAGGCTGATATCGATAAGTACGGTCTTGGTGACTAA
- a CDS encoding sugar ABC transporter ATP-binding protein encodes MEEKIVLSARGIYKEFPGVKALQNVDFTLREGEIHALMGENGAGKSTLVKVLTGVYEKDSGEIRIAGIEGPVTIRSPQDAQNLGIATVYQEITLCPNLTVAENMYIGRGNYKFVNHRAQEKKATELLEKLNIPAKATQQLGTCSIAIQQMVAIARAVDMDCKVLILDEPTSSLDDREVELLFTLMRDLKKRGVGIIFITHFLEQVYEVCDKITVLRNGELVGEYTIADLPRVKLISAMLGKDMEDMTNLKNQKRPYTGAGEVVYEAEGLASSEGVRPFDFLINKGEVNGFTGLLGSGRSESVRAIFAADRVTGGKVKVNGRDIKINQPKDAMKAGIGYLPEDRKGDGIIQDLSVRENIILALQVLNGFTKPISRAEQEKLADEFIEMLEIKTASKETPIKSLSGGNQQKVILARWLLTHPQYLILDEPTRGIDVGTKIEIQKLVLKLAEEGVSVTFISSEIEEMLSVCQRLIVMRDRKIVGELKDDLLRQDVIMQTIAGGKAQNG; translated from the coding sequence ATGGAAGAAAAAATAGTTTTAAGTGCACGTGGAATTTATAAAGAATTCCCTGGAGTAAAGGCTCTTCAAAATGTTGACTTTACTCTGCGTGAAGGCGAAATTCACGCGCTTATGGGAGAGAACGGTGCCGGAAAATCAACTCTGGTAAAGGTTCTGACCGGTGTATATGAAAAAGACTCCGGAGAAATCAGAATTGCAGGAATAGAAGGTCCTGTTACAATTCGTTCTCCTCAGGATGCCCAAAATCTGGGTATTGCTACAGTATATCAGGAAATAACTCTCTGTCCTAATCTTACGGTGGCAGAGAATATGTATATAGGACGCGGTAACTACAAATTTGTTAATCACCGTGCCCAGGAAAAGAAAGCTACAGAACTTCTTGAAAAATTAAACATTCCGGCAAAAGCTACTCAGCAGCTTGGTACCTGTTCTATTGCCATTCAGCAGATGGTAGCAATTGCACGTGCTGTTGATATGGATTGTAAGGTTCTGATTCTTGACGAACCAACTTCTTCTCTTGATGACCGCGAAGTTGAACTTTTGTTTACACTTATGCGTGATCTTAAGAAGCGTGGAGTAGGAATCATCTTTATTACTCACTTCCTTGAACAGGTTTATGAAGTTTGTGATAAGATTACTGTTCTTCGTAACGGTGAACTTGTTGGTGAATATACAATTGCAGATTTGCCAAGAGTAAAACTGATTTCTGCCATGCTCGGTAAAGATATGGAAGACATGACAAACCTCAAAAATCAGAAACGCCCTTACACAGGAGCTGGAGAGGTTGTTTATGAGGCAGAAGGCCTTGCAAGTTCTGAAGGTGTTCGGCCGTTTGACTTCCTTATTAACAAGGGGGAGGTTAACGGCTTTACAGGACTTCTTGGTTCTGGCCGAAGTGAAAGTGTTCGTGCAATCTTTGCTGCAGACCGTGTAACCGGTGGTAAGGTAAAGGTAAACGGCCGCGATATAAAAATCAATCAGCCTAAAGATGCAATGAAAGCTGGAATCGGATATCTTCCGGAAGACCGCAAGGGAGACGGAATTATTCAGGATCTTTCAGTTCGTGAAAATATTATTCTTGCTCTTCAGGTTCTTAACGGCTTTACAAAACCTATTTCTAGAGCAGAGCAGGAAAAGCTTGCAGATGAGTTTATTGAAATGCTCGAAATAAAAACTGCATCTAAAGAAACTCCTATTAAGTCACTTTCGGGTGGTAATCAGCAGAAAGTTATTCTTGCCCGCTGGCTTTTGACTCATCCACAATATCTGATTCTTGATGAACCAACTCGTGGTATTGACGTAGGTACAAAAATTGAAATTCAGAAGCTTGTGCTTAAACTTGCAGAAGAAGGTGTAAGCGTTACCTTTATTTCTTCGGAGATTGAAGAGATGCTTTCTGTATGCCAGAGACTTATCGTTATGCGCGACCGCAAGATTGTAGGTGAGCTTAAGGATGATCTTTTGCGTCAGGATGTAATTATGCAGACTATTGCGGGAGGTAAGGCACAAAATGGCTAA
- a CDS encoding ABC transporter permease — MANKVLNQIKKLFASQLAIPLVALIVLVVFNLIRDPGFFSIDIMKNNLGNTVLSGNLISILNGASELVILSIGMTLVTSAAKGQDISIGASAAIAGSVFVKILKAWGINGGTIFAGLIIACVVAVIFCLFNGLLIAKFNIQPMIASLILFTAGRPVAYWINGGATPNVEAPIITYIGNFIPHIAIPTPIIVVVIFIVLINLLLKKTTLSLYIQAVGINERAARLNGINPVMMKMVVFVILGICVTMAGAMNVCRIGVINHETILLDIEMDAILAVAIGGNSLGGGKFKLSGSILGAYIIQALTITLYAMKVSSTAVKAYKAIVIILIVVAGSPVVKSLIGQLKDKIVAKKEAK; from the coding sequence ATGGCTAATAAAGTTTTAAATCAAATAAAGAAACTTTTTGCATCACAGCTGGCAATTCCGCTGGTTGCATTAATTGTACTGGTTGTATTCAATCTTATCCGGGATCCAGGTTTCTTCTCTATTGATATAATGAAGAATAATCTTGGAAATACAGTTCTTTCAGGTAACTTAATCAGTATTCTGAACGGAGCTTCTGAGCTTGTTATTCTTTCAATTGGAATGACACTTGTAACTTCAGCTGCTAAAGGACAGGATATTTCCATTGGTGCATCTGCTGCTATTGCAGGTTCAGTATTCGTAAAAATCCTCAAAGCATGGGGAATAAATGGTGGAACAATATTTGCAGGACTTATTATTGCATGTGTTGTTGCTGTTATCTTCTGTCTGTTCAACGGCTTACTGATTGCAAAGTTCAATATTCAGCCGATGATTGCATCTTTGATTCTGTTTACTGCAGGTCGTCCTGTAGCATACTGGATTAACGGAGGTGCAACACCAAACGTTGAAGCTCCAATCATTACCTATATCGGAAACTTTATTCCACACATTGCAATTCCGACTCCAATTATTGTGGTCGTAATTTTCATAGTGTTGATAAATCTGCTTCTGAAAAAGACTACACTCAGTCTTTATATTCAGGCTGTAGGTATAAATGAACGTGCTGCAAGATTAAACGGTATAAATCCTGTAATGATGAAGATGGTTGTTTTTGTAATTCTTGGTATCTGTGTAACAATGGCCGGTGCAATGAATGTTTGCCGAATCGGAGTTATCAACCACGAAACAATCCTTCTTGATATTGAAATGGATGCCATTCTTGCAGTTGCTATTGGTGGTAACTCACTTGGCGGTGGAAAGTTTAAGCTTTCAGGATCTATCCTTGGTGCTTATATTATTCAGGCACTCACAATTACCCTGTATGCTATGAAGGTTTCTTCTACAGCGGTAAAAGCTTATAAAGCAATCGTAATTATTTTAATTGTTGTTGCAGGTTCTCCAGTTGTTAAGAGTTTGATTGGACAGCTCAAAGATAAGATTGTAGCAAAGAAGGAGGCTAAATAA
- a CDS encoding ABC transporter permease yields the protein MKNKQPLSNTALLLTITICTFVGMYLLAMIIWGGGFLNPQQFLDLFNNNSYLIVAACGLTIVMITGGIDISVGGSISLITMVCVVVMEDHNGGILSSILLSLGIGLAMGLVQGYLVSYLKIQPFIVTLAGMFFTRGMTTIVSKVPRSASNELFTDLMDFEIDVPFLGHYARNGNWIPAYIEVGVVIALLVVLILWAVLKWTRFGRNLYAVGGNNESALMLGINVRRTQFLAYILCGVLAGIAGFCYLLHTGAGNASNATAAEMQAIASSIIGGTLLSGGVGSVVGTLFGVMSLKTINNIVVASGLREPYWQSITTGLMLAFFILLQSVILSQRKKKLGNMAG from the coding sequence ATGAAAAATAAACAACCACTCTCAAATACAGCTTTACTTCTTACAATTACAATCTGTACATTTGTTGGAATGTATCTTCTTGCAATGATTATCTGGGGCGGCGGATTCTTAAATCCTCAGCAGTTCCTCGATCTGTTTAATAACAACTCATATCTGATTGTTGCGGCTTGTGGTCTTACAATCGTAATGATTACCGGTGGAATTGATATTTCGGTTGGTGGATCTATTTCTCTTATTACAATGGTTTGTGTCGTTGTAATGGAAGATCATAATGGTGGAATTTTAAGTTCAATTCTGCTGTCTCTTGGAATTGGTCTTGCAATGGGTCTTGTTCAGGGATACCTCGTTTCATACCTTAAAATCCAGCCATTTATTGTAACTCTAGCCGGAATGTTCTTTACACGCGGTATGACAACTATTGTAAGTAAAGTTCCTAGAAGTGCTTCAAATGAACTCTTTACAGATTTAATGGATTTCGAAATTGATGTTCCATTCCTAGGTCATTATGCGAGAAACGGAAACTGGATTCCAGCATATATCGAAGTTGGTGTTGTAATTGCGCTTCTTGTTGTTCTGATTCTCTGGGCTGTTCTTAAATGGACTCGCTTTGGACGAAATCTCTATGCAGTTGGTGGAAACAACGAAAGTGCGCTTATGCTTGGTATCAATGTAAGAAGAACTCAGTTCCTCGCATATATTCTTTGTGGTGTGCTTGCAGGAATTGCGGGCTTCTGTTACCTCTTACATACAGGTGCCGGAAATGCTTCGAATGCTACAGCTGCAGAAATGCAGGCAATCGCTTCTTCGATTATCGGAGGAACCCTGCTTAGTGGTGGTGTAGGAAGTGTAGTAGGAACTCTGTTTGGTGTTATGTCTCTTAAGACAATCAATAACATCGTAGTAGCTTCCGGTTTGCGTGAGCCATACTGGCAGAGTATTACAACAGGTCTTATGCTTGCATTCTTCATTCTTCTGCAGAGTGTAATTCTCTCACAGAGAAAGAAGAAGCTGGGTAATATGGCTGGTTAA